The Vigna unguiculata cultivar IT97K-499-35 chromosome 6, ASM411807v1, whole genome shotgun sequence genome contains a region encoding:
- the LOC114187522 gene encoding thaumatin-like protein 2, translating to MTLINQCNYTVWPALSSNVSLSTTGFVLPSGENSSVNVPVNWVGRIWGRTLCTTDSVTRKFSCATGDCSSGKIACNGRQGSPPNTLVEFSLDINDTDYYDVSLVDGFNVPVIVVPISSYGATVSRAGHK from the coding sequence ATGACCTTGATCAACCAATGCAACTACACGGTGTGGCCAGCTTTGAGCAGTAACGTCAGTCTTTCAACGACGGGGTTCGTTTTGCCAAGCGGCGAAAATTCGAGCGTCAATGTACCCGTGAATTGGGTGGGTCGAATCTGGGGCCGTACACTCTGCACCACCGACTCGGTTACCAGAAAATTCTCTTGTGCTACCGGCGACTGCAGTTCTGGCAAGATAGCATGTAATGGAAGACAAGGGTCTCCACCGAACACGCTGGTGGAGTTCAGTTTAGACATCAACGATACTGACTATTATGACGTGAGCTTGGTGGACGGGTTCAACGTGCCGGTGATTGTTGTTCCCATAAGTAGTTATGGGGCAACTGTGAGTAGGGCTGGGCATAAATAA
- the LOC114187521 gene encoding G-type lectin S-receptor-like serine/threonine-protein kinase LECRK3 gives MVHSTTWFFSLLVSLTIHLSGIDSARIMTLINQCNYTVWPALSNRTGFVLASGENSSVGVPENWQGRIWARTHCTTDSVTGNFSCATGDCNSGNLTCNKEGSAPETVVEFNLDGVNGSEFYYVSLLQGFNVPVIVDPVSGSGGKCESTGCGVDLNAVCPTELKVTRNEEVVGCENPCDGSDSSCEIFETACPQASINPVRPFNCSNPAYYNIVFCPKSTNASQRVGDSLIAGNGTSKWLSSSGDFAFGFYQLPNKLFLLAIWYNHIQNGSIIWYANGENLAPIGSKLELNASRGLVLRTPEGLELWRSNFTSGPVFTSQMNDDGNFQLLDQNFVSLWESFIHPTDTLVPTQALELGGELFSRQGEFNFSTGRFTLYMQQDGNLVLKLINLLSNYSNAPYFNTGTADANNKTNVGMRFVFDKSGFLYVLKKSGEKFKVSTSNETISSNDVYYKATLNFDGVLTVSYYPKDPNKEQRWVTLKTIPENICLNSTIMDGGGVCGFNSICNLKDDQRPMCNCPERYSLIDSNNMYGGCIPNFEVNCEGGGHMNSQDDYIMEELQNTDWQKSDYKTVSPYTLEECTKSCLQDCLCVLVTFSGSSCRQMKLPLINGISGKEVNVTSIMKLMKNDELLTPLPKQKMNKDHDTLIIVISVLLGFSVFVIFMLVGAMYFCFSYNRKKIKRGRTNDGVVEKNLRNFTFKELVEATRNFSEELGRGSFSIVYKGTIDITSVAVKKLDKLFEDNNKEFQTEVNVIGQTHHRNLVRLLGYCNEGQHRILVYEFMSNGTLASFLFTPLKANWRQRFDIASGIARGLVYLHEECCTQIIHCDIKPQNILLDDQCNARISDFGLAKLLLINQSHTETAIRGTKGYVAPDWFRSSPITTKVDTYSFGVLLLEIICCRRNVEKEIIDEEKGILTDWAYDCYKTRRLDILLENDVEAINNIKSFEKFVMVALWCIHEDPSLRPTMKKVLLMLEGIIDVSKPPNPYLYTSLS, from the exons ATGGTTCACTCAACAACATGGTTCTTCTCACTTTTGGTATCCTTAACCATTCATTTATCAG GGATCGATTCCGCCAGAATAATGACTTTGATCAACCAATGCAACTACACGGTGTGGCCAGCTTTGAGCAATAGAACGGGGTTCGTTTTGGCCAGCGGCGAAAATTCCAGCGTCGGCGTACCCGAGAATTGGCAGGGTCGAATCTGGGCCCGCACACACTGCACCACCGACTCAGTTACCGGAAATTTTTCTTGCGCTACCGGCGACTGCAACTCCGGCAATCTAACGTGTAACAAAGAAGGGTCAGCGCCGGAGACGGTGGTGGAGTTTAACTTAGACGGAGTGAACGGGTCTGAGTTTTATTACGTGAGCTTGTTGCAAGGGTTCAACGTGCCGGTGATTGTTGATCCCGTGAGTGGTTCTGGCGGGAAGTGTGAGAGCACGGGTTGCGGGGTGGATTTGAACGCAGTGTGTCCAACGGAGCTAAAGGTAACGAGAAATGAGGAAGTGGTGGGTTGTGAGAACCCTTGCGATGGGAGCGATTCCTCGTGCGAGATATTCGAGACGGCATGTCCGCAAGCCTCCATTAACCCAGTCAGGCCCTTCAACTGTTCCAATCCTGCATACTACAACATTGTCTTCTGTCCTAAGTCTACCAATGCTAG TCAAAGGGTTGGTGACTCACTCATTGCTGGTAATGGGACATCTAAGTGGCTTTCTTCTTCAGGGGATTTTGCATTTGGCTTCTACCAACTTCCTAACAAGCTTTTCTTATTAGCTATATGGTACAACCATATACAAAATGGGAGCATCATTTGGTATGCAAATGGAGAAAACCTTGCTCCAATAGGATCAAAGTTAGAACTAAATGCTTCTCGAGGACTAGTACTCAGAACCCCAGAAGGTTTAGAGTTATGGAGATCAAATTTTACCTCAGGTCCAGTTTTTACTAGTCAAATGAATGATGATGGAAATTTTCAACTATTAgatcaaaattttgtttcattatgGGAGAGTTTCATTCATCCAACTGACACATTGGTTCCTACTCAAGCACTAGAGTTAGGTGGAGAACTTTTTTCTCGGCAAGGAGAGTTCAACTTCTCAACTGGAAGGTTCACACTTTATATGCAACAGGATGGGAATCTTGTGCTTAAGCTTATAAATTTGCTTAGCAATTATAGTAATGCTCCTTACTTTAATACTGGCACTGCTGAtgcaaacaacaaaacaaatgttggcatgagatttgTGTTTGATAAATCAGGTTTCTTGTATGTACTGAAGAAAAGTGGGGAAAAGTTTAAAGTCAGCACATCAAACGAGACTATCTCTTCTAATGACGTCTACTACAAAGCAACACTCAATTTTGATGGAGTTTTGACTGTGTCATATTATCCCAAAGATCCAAACAAAGAACAAAGGTGGGTCACTTTAAAGACAATACCAGAAAATATTTGTCTAAATTCTACTATCATGGATGGTGGAGGAGTTTGTGGGTTTAATAGCATATGCAACCTGAAAGATGACCAGAGACCCATGTGTAACTGTCCAGAGAGATATTCTCTAATTGATTCAAATAACATGTATGGTGGTTGTATACCAAATTTCGAAGTCAATTGTGAAGGAGGTGGTCACATGAATTCACAAGATGATTACATCATGGAAGAGTTGCAAAACACTGATTGGCAAAAATCTGATTATAAAACGGTAAGTCCTTATACTCTAGAAGAGTGTACAAAATCTTGTTTACAAGATTGCTTATGTGTGTTGGTTACTTTTAGTGGAAGTTCTTGTCGGCAAATGAAGCTACCACTCATAAATGGGATAAGTGGTAAAGAAGTAAATGTCACTTCTATcatgaaattgatgaaaaatgaTGAGCTTTTAACTCCTTTACCGAAGCAAAAGATGAACAAAGATCATGATACCTTGATCATTGTGATATCTGTTCTTTTGGGCTTCTCCGTGTTTGTCATTTTCATGTTGGTTGGTGcaatgtatttttgtttctccTACAACCGCAAGAAAATCAAAAGGGGTAGAACCAACGATGGTGTTGTTGAGAAAAACTTGCGTAACTTCACCTTCAAGGAACTTGTAGAAGCAACAAGAAACTTTAGTGAAGAATTGGGAAGGGGATCTTTTAGCATTGTCTACAAAGGAACAATAGACATAACAAGTGTGGCTGTTAAGAAATTAGACAAGTTGTTTGAAGATAATAACAAGGAATTTCAAACTGAAGTTAATGTAATAGGTCAAACTCATCATAGGAATCTGGTTCGTCTACTTGGATATTGCAATGAAGGACAACACAGAATCTTGGTGTATGAGTTTATGAGCAATGGAACTTTAGCAAGCTTCCTTTTCACACCATTGAAAGCAAATTGGAGACAACGATTTGACATTGCCTCAGGGATTGCTAGAGGTCTTGTTTACTTGCATGAGGAATGTTGCACCCAAATCATCCACTGTGACATAAAGCCACAAAATATACTTCTAGATGACCAATGTAATGCCAGAATTTCAGATTTTGGATTAGCAAAGTTGTTATTGATCAATCAAAGCCATACTGAAACTGCAATTAGAGGAACAAAAGGGTATGTTGCACCAGATTGGTTTAGAAGTTCACCAATCACTACTAAGGTTGACACTTATAGTTTTGGTGTGTTGTTATTAGAGATAATTTGTTGCAGGAGGAATGTGGAAAAGGAGattattgatgaagaaaaaggGATATTGACAGATTGGGCATATGACTGCTACAAGACTAGAAGACTAGACATTCTTCTAGAAAATGATGTTGAAGCTATTAATAACATTAAgagttttgaaaaatttgtCATGGTTGCTCTATGGTGCATTCATGAAGATCCCTCTCTTAGGCCAacaatgaaaaaggttttgttaATGTTGGAAGGCATTATTGATGTTTCAAAACCACCAAATCCCTACCTTTATACTTCTCTTAGTTAA
- the LOC114188462 gene encoding CASP-like protein 2A2: MAVRENVIQSMAQIRLLYLVHANGICAGYSLFLAVIAAMPRPSTMPRVLTYIVLAAGVVSTEVLYLAENGNTTTTWSSACGSFGRFCNKVTASIVITFVAVFCYVLLSLISSYKLFTKYDAPAACRPIAPIEVATFPG; the protein is encoded by the exons ATGGCAGTAAGAGAAAACGTTATTCAATCCATGGCTCAAATTAGACTCTT GTATCTGGTGCATGCCAATGGCATTTGTGCAGGTTACTCTCTATTTTTAGCTGTTATTGCTGCTATGCCACGCCCTTCCACTATGCCTCGA GTGCTAACATACATAGTTCTAGCTGCTGGAGTAGTGTCAACTGAGGTTTTGTACCTAGCAGAGAATGGAAACACTACCACAACATGGAGCTCAGCCTGTGGATCATTTGGTCGATTCTGTAACAAGGTGACAGCATCAATTGTTATCACATTTGTGGCAGTGTTTTGCTATGTGTTGCTTTCTCTTATTTCCTCTTACAAGCTGTTCACCAAGTATGATGCACCAGCAGCATGCAGACCAATTGCACCCATTGAGGTTGCTACTTTCCCTGGCTGA